The following are encoded together in the Lathyrus oleraceus cultivar Zhongwan6 chromosome 3, CAAS_Psat_ZW6_1.0, whole genome shotgun sequence genome:
- the LOC127131694 gene encoding uncharacterized protein LOC127131694, translating into MASDQENSQDANAPDDTSEKEITRGITIMKSIIRDRDKAVTYNVNWNADNQLIGSNAAKLASYIGTLVRMHIPITATRWSNKELGSAKDKIWTEILRSFNIEDTTIRKKYILQLAGKRHRGWRTFLTNKYLKDKEKNFVEYDPEYPVKYAIFITEEEWVAFVAQRRDENFKKVSATNRERASNPTYAYKKGRLGYARLEEKILDETKSDATSLPPHVLWKEARVGKDGTVRDDVQHIYDECETLSQSISTAEDQENRSVLSRALNVPEYPGRVRGKGHGCTPTSLYKNPRRRNPSNQEVMETLQALQAQVLQLQKDNERYRCMEKCSSQLKETSEKASINCQNKFPEGISSCQLYLSSPTYRLVGKGKVHNTSGDLLHHRPLPDGHLKVSVDVVLDKDALLPIPDIVSETTLLRDAIGSFVAWPLDLIFIDDETPTKPASKDKGILRHNESVASQKEVFAQGSEQLSQKIGSRQKNKRDLPVTYLPKKGAFVPRYQISLETLVDSSDMATAGAIRLLDMEEDIFGYSCTETIGKEDLEHIFRHQELGVGVIHTYIRFLYDNFMRGNDQLSNRFRFLSSSLVNKALICREPDSCREYLVKRFMASSTNNLYLWPYNSGCHWLLLAIDPLKEVVYFLNSIDGEWTNYPDMKQLVDTSIKVFRSQRQARVPRTKSSNITWIKVQCPLQRNGIDCGYFVMRFMREIINMNQIEIPITVEMVGLN; encoded by the exons ATGGCTAGTGATCAAGAAAACTCACAAGATGCAAATGCTCCTGATGATACTTCAGAAAAAGAAATTACACGAGGCATCACTATTATGAAGAGTATCATTCGTGATAGAGATAAAGCAGTAACATATAATGTAAATTGGAATGCTGATAACCAACTAATTGGGTCTAATGCTGCAAAGTTGGCAAGCTACATTGGTACACTTGTTCGTATGCACATTCCAATCACTGCTACAAGATGGAGTAATAAAGAGTTGGGTAGCGCTAAAGATAAGATTTGGACTGAGATACTG AGGTCTTTTAACATTGAAGATACAACTATCCGAAAAAAGTATATActtcaattggccggaaaaagacaCAGAGGGTGGAGAACGTTTTTAACAAACAAGTATCTTAAGGACAAAGAAAAAAATTTTGTTGAATATGATCCGGAATATCCAGTGAAGTATGCGATCTTCATTACAGAAGAAGAATGGGTTGCTTTTGTAGCCCAAAGAAGAGACGAAAATTTCAAGAAAGTGAGTGCCACAAATCGCGAGAGAGCGTCAAATCCCACgtatgcatacaaaaaagggcgtTTGGGATATGCACGCTTAGAGGAAAAAATT TTAGACGAGAcgaaaagtgacgcaacatcaCTTCCGCCACATGTTTTGTGGAAAGAAGCTCGTGTGGGAAAGGATGGAACTGTTAGGGATGACGTTCAACATATTTATGATGAATGT GAGACCCTATCTCAATCGATAAGCACAGCTGAGGACCAGGAGAACAGGAGTGTACTTAGTAGAGcactaaatgttcctgagtatcCCGGTCGGGTGAGGGGTAAAGGGCATGGTTGTACTCCAACTTCCTTGTATAAGAATCCAAGGAGAAGAAATCCTagcaatcaagaagtgatggAGACGTTGCAGGCATTACAAGCGCAAGTTCTTCAATTGCAAAAGGATAATGAGAGATATAGGTGTATGGAAAAGTGCAGTTCACAGTTGAAAGAAACTAGTGAGAAAGCCAGTATCAATTGTCAAAAtaaatttcccgag ggcatttcatCTTGTCAGCTATACTTATCGTCACCGACTTATCGCctagttggcaagggaaaagtgcacaacacttcgggaGATTTACTTCACCATAGACCGCTCCCGGATGGACACCTTAAAGTATCGGTTGATGTTGTATTAGATAAGGATGCGTTGCTACCGATACCTGACATTGTTTCAGAGACAACATTGCTGCGAGATGCAATAGGATCATTTGTTGCATGGCCCTTGGATCTCATTTTCATTGATGATGAG ACGCCTACAAAACCCGCATCTAAGGATAAAGGGATTTTGCGGCACAACGAgtctgttgcatcacaaaaagaG GTATTTGCTCAAGGGTCAGAACAACTGAGCCAGAAAATTGGTAGTCGACAGAAAAACAAAAGGGATCTTCCAGTGACTTATTTGCCAAAAAAAGGTGCTTTTGTGCCTCGATACCAGATATCTCTTGAAACACTTGTTGACTCATCAGATATGGCAACAGCTGGTGCTATTCGCTTACTGGATATGGAGGAAGATATCTTTGGTTATTCATGCACTGAAACAATCGGAAAAGAAGATCTGGAACATATTTTTCGGCATCAAGAATTAGGCGTCGGTGTTATACACACATACATCCG GTTCTTGTATGACAATTTCATGCGCGGGAATGATCAATTGTCAAACAGATTCCGTTTCTTGTCTTCCTCCCTGGTCAACAAAGCATTAATTTGTAGGGAACCGGATTCATGTAGAGAGTACTTAGTCAAGAGATTCATGGCCAGCAGTACAAACAACTTGTATCTTTGGCCGTATAATTCAGG GTGTCACTGGTTGTTGCTTGCTATTGATCCTTTAAAAGAAGTGGTATATTTTCTGAATTCGATAGATGGTGAATGGACAAATTATCCGGATATGAAGCAATTAGTTGATAC atCAATAAAAGTGTTCCGATCTCAAAGACAAGCTCGAGTACCACGTACTAAATCCAGCAACATTACGTGGATAAAAGTGCAG TGTCCTCTACAGCGCAACGGTATCGATTGCGGATACTTTGTAATGAGGTTTATGAGGGAAATCATTAATATGAATCAAATAGAGATTCCAATCACG GTTGAAATGGTAGGCTTAAACTGA